The Pseudofrankia inefficax genome window below encodes:
- a CDS encoding ATP-dependent DNA helicase — MTEQPHVGVRPVPPDPARPGLPGGARPLALLGRSARAQETGLPVQLTLTGEAEPLDPGPAAGDGDALPVDVAPRPRLTREGLRDLLGVPYTEEQLAAICAPADPGVIVAGAGSGKTSVMAARVVWLVGHEQVPAESILGLTFTRKAAAELNERIGAALARLRRSGADLPVTAPDLYGAPDLYSEPGLAGGPGLAGGPGLAGGPGSEGVPDLGGLPDRGGAVTPVGGGYADAVGEPAVSTYNSFASRLVADHALRLGLEPDCALLPAAARYQLAANVARGYPGRIEAFTGSLAALVSAVVALDGQCGEHLVDPAELIAFDRRWLADVLAALDEAAARPRTATLTADLRRLARTARRRIELAGLVVEYREARRRRELLDYGDQIRLAAELAERVPEVGDLLRRQFQVVLLDEYQDTSVAQRRLLAGLFGGGHPVTAVGDPAQAIYGWRGASVGNLRRFPEHFRRLGGDPAQVHQLTVNQRSGGRLLTLANAVAAGLPVDARSVTLRPRPAVALAGETIVALHTSWAEEAAWLAGQLAARLRAASPGDPREPGPSCAVLARSWADVPALVDALGAAGLPVEVLGLGGLLTKPEIADIRAMLEVLDDPTANPAMTRLLSGPRLRLGPRDLAALGRRAAELARSGLPGRPRAVTAPADPLAEAVADVDPSDVVSLADALAEPGDEVSAEATRRLRAFADELAELRGHLGAGLVELVHRVVETTGLDVELELAAPRGGRGRENLAAFLRVAADFERSAAGFDDASGRASLTSFLGFLSAGERYERGLDADVPGTGRAVQVLTMHGSKGLEWDVVAVPNISRTAFPDVQPGDRWITTPEILPTPLRGDAAELPVFEVAADRAAFDRFAGECREQAEQEERRLAYVAFTRARWTLVASGHWWGPTQKMPRGPSPFLLELAEHAAGDGNGRVDHWADTPLAKTNPSLETPPVFTWPAPLNPVEHAARRDAADAVRGLLASAPAAARTAAARAAGAPPAGGAGITAGDVDGASEEPSARDDRAGMTAQERALLAELDQETRLLLDEQLTARAPARLVALPTGLTATQVMKLRADPDGLARELVRPMPRRPVPAASRGIRFHAWVEEVFERRPLLDHEDLPGAEDDYLDDAELRALKDAFLAGPYGARRPYAVEAPFELPLGGRVVRGRIDAVYDLGAGRYEVVDWKTGSTPADPVQLALYRLAWSRLRAIPPREVDAAFYYVLTSRVVRPELLTEGQLVELLGGGGAEAGPAR, encoded by the coding sequence ATGACCGAGCAGCCCCACGTCGGGGTGCGGCCGGTGCCGCCGGACCCGGCCAGGCCGGGACTGCCCGGCGGCGCCCGCCCGCTCGCACTCCTGGGCCGGTCGGCGCGTGCGCAGGAGACCGGCCTGCCCGTGCAGCTGACCCTGACCGGCGAGGCGGAACCGCTCGACCCGGGGCCGGCCGCCGGCGACGGAGACGCGCTGCCGGTGGACGTCGCCCCCCGGCCCCGCCTCACCCGCGAGGGGCTGCGCGATCTGCTCGGCGTCCCGTACACCGAGGAGCAGCTCGCGGCGATCTGTGCGCCGGCCGATCCGGGAGTCATCGTCGCGGGTGCGGGCTCAGGCAAGACCTCGGTGATGGCGGCCCGCGTGGTGTGGCTGGTCGGGCACGAGCAGGTGCCGGCCGAGTCGATCCTCGGCCTGACCTTCACCCGCAAGGCCGCCGCCGAGCTGAACGAGCGGATCGGCGCGGCGCTGGCGAGGCTGCGCCGCTCGGGCGCAGACCTGCCCGTCACGGCGCCGGACCTGTACGGCGCGCCGGACCTGTACAGCGAGCCAGGCCTGGCAGGTGGGCCAGGCCTGGCAGGTGGGCCGGGCCTGGCAGGTGGGCCTGGCAGCGAGGGCGTGCCCGACCTGGGCGGCCTGCCCGACCGGGGCGGCGCGGTGACTCCGGTGGGCGGCGGGTACGCGGACGCCGTGGGCGAGCCGGCCGTCTCGACCTACAACTCCTTCGCCAGCCGGCTCGTCGCCGACCACGCCCTGCGCCTGGGCCTGGAGCCCGACTGCGCGCTACTGCCGGCCGCCGCCCGCTACCAGCTCGCCGCGAACGTCGCCCGTGGCTACCCCGGGCGGATCGAGGCGTTCACGGGCTCGCTGGCGGCGCTCGTCTCGGCCGTCGTCGCGCTCGACGGCCAGTGCGGGGAGCACCTCGTAGACCCGGCCGAGCTGATCGCGTTCGACCGGCGCTGGCTGGCCGACGTGCTGGCCGCGCTCGACGAGGCGGCGGCCCGGCCGAGGACGGCGACCCTGACCGCCGACCTGCGCCGGCTGGCCCGCACGGCCCGGCGGCGGATCGAGCTGGCCGGCCTGGTCGTCGAGTACCGCGAGGCGCGGCGCCGACGCGAGCTGCTCGACTACGGCGACCAGATCCGGCTCGCCGCCGAGCTGGCCGAGCGGGTGCCCGAGGTCGGGGACCTGCTGCGCCGCCAGTTCCAGGTCGTGCTGCTGGACGAGTATCAGGACACCTCGGTGGCCCAGCGCAGGCTGCTCGCCGGCCTGTTCGGCGGCGGCCACCCCGTCACGGCCGTCGGCGACCCGGCGCAGGCCATCTACGGCTGGCGGGGTGCCTCGGTGGGCAACCTCAGGCGCTTCCCCGAGCACTTCCGCCGCCTGGGCGGCGATCCGGCCCAGGTCCACCAGCTGACCGTCAACCAGCGCAGCGGCGGACGGCTGCTCACCCTCGCCAACGCCGTGGCCGCGGGCCTGCCCGTCGACGCCCGCAGCGTCACGCTGCGCCCGCGCCCGGCCGTCGCCCTGGCCGGCGAGACGATCGTCGCCCTGCACACCAGCTGGGCCGAGGAGGCCGCCTGGCTCGCCGGGCAGCTGGCGGCGAGGCTGCGCGCCGCGTCGCCGGGCGACCCGCGGGAGCCAGGGCCCAGCTGCGCGGTGCTGGCCAGATCCTGGGCCGACGTCCCCGCGCTGGTCGACGCGCTCGGCGCCGCCGGACTGCCGGTGGAGGTGCTCGGCCTCGGCGGCCTGCTGACCAAGCCCGAGATCGCCGACATCCGGGCCATGCTGGAGGTGCTGGACGATCCGACCGCGAATCCGGCCATGACGCGGCTGCTCAGTGGGCCGCGGCTGCGGCTTGGCCCGCGTGACCTAGCCGCGCTCGGTCGGCGCGCGGCCGAGCTGGCCCGGTCGGGACTGCCCGGCAGGCCGCGGGCGGTGACGGCGCCGGCCGATCCGTTGGCCGAGGCGGTCGCCGACGTAGACCCGAGCGACGTGGTCTCGCTCGCCGACGCCCTGGCCGAGCCCGGTGACGAGGTCTCCGCCGAGGCGACGCGACGGCTGAGAGCCTTCGCCGACGAGCTGGCCGAGCTGCGCGGGCACCTCGGCGCCGGCCTGGTCGAGCTGGTCCATCGGGTGGTCGAGACGACCGGCCTCGACGTCGAGCTGGAGCTGGCGGCGCCCCGGGGCGGCCGGGGCCGCGAGAACCTCGCGGCGTTCCTGCGGGTCGCGGCCGACTTCGAGCGGTCCGCCGCCGGCTTCGACGACGCGAGCGGCCGGGCGTCGCTGACCTCGTTCCTCGGCTTCCTGAGCGCCGGCGAACGGTACGAACGGGGCCTCGACGCGGACGTCCCCGGCACCGGCCGGGCCGTGCAGGTACTCACCATGCACGGCTCGAAGGGCCTGGAATGGGACGTCGTCGCCGTCCCGAACATCAGCCGGACCGCCTTCCCCGACGTGCAACCCGGTGACCGGTGGATCACCACGCCGGAGATCCTCCCGACGCCGCTGCGCGGGGACGCCGCCGAACTACCGGTGTTCGAGGTCGCCGCCGACCGGGCCGCCTTCGACCGGTTCGCCGGGGAGTGCCGGGAGCAGGCCGAGCAGGAGGAACGCCGGCTCGCCTATGTCGCGTTCACCCGGGCCCGCTGGACGCTGGTCGCCAGCGGCCACTGGTGGGGCCCGACGCAGAAGATGCCCCGCGGACCGTCGCCCTTCCTGCTCGAGCTCGCCGAGCACGCGGCCGGCGACGGCAACGGGCGGGTGGACCACTGGGCGGACACCCCACTGGCCAAGACCAACCCGTCGCTGGAGACCCCGCCGGTCTTCACCTGGCCCGCCCCGCTGAACCCCGTCGAGCACGCGGCCCGCCGGGACGCGGCCGACGCCGTCCGCGGCCTGCTGGCGAGCGCCCCGGCCGCGGCCCGCACCGCCGCCGCGAGGGCAGCCGGTGCCCCCCCGGCCGGCGGTGCAGGTATCACCGCCGGTGACGTCGACGGCGCGTCCGAGGAGCCGTCGGCCCGGGACGACCGGGCGGGGATGACGGCGCAGGAGCGCGCGCTGCTCGCCGAGCTGGACCAGGAGACCCGGCTGCTGCTGGACGAGCAGCTGACAGCTCGCGCCCCCGCCCGGCTGGTGGCGCTGCCCACCGGCCTGACGGCCACCCAGGTGATGAAGCTGCGCGCGGACCCGGACGGCCTGGCCCGCGAGCTGGTCCGCCCGATGCCGCGCCGGCCCGTCCCGGCCGCGAGCCGGGGCATCCGCTTCCACGCCTGGGTCGAGGAGGTCTTCGAACGTCGCCCCCTGCTGGATCACGAGGACCTGCCCGGCGCCGAGGACGACTACCTCGACGACGCCGAGCTGCGGGCCCTCAAGGACGCCTTCCTGGCCGGCCCCTACGGCGCCCGGCGGCCCTACGCCGTCGAGGCGCCCTTCGAGCTGCCCCTCGGCGGCCGGGTCGTGCGGGGCCGGATCGACGCCGTCTACGACCTCGGCGCCGGCCGCTACGAGGTGGTCGACTGGAAGACCGGCAGCACCCCGGCCGATCCGGTCCAGCTCGCCCTCTACCGCCTCGCCTGGTCGCGCCTGCGCGCGATCCCGCCGCGGGAGGTCGACGCGGCGTTCTACTACGTCCTGACCAGCCGGGTGGTCCGTCCCGAGCTGTTGACCGAGGGCCAGCTCGTCGAGCTGCTCGGCGGCGGTGGCGCCGAAGCGGGCCCGGCTCGCTAG
- a CDS encoding endonuclease/exonuclease/phosphatase family protein, whose product MRLGTFNLMHGRSMTDATVDPARLRSAVASLDCDVLALQEVDVDQPRSGGADLCALAAEALGVEPGGRRFAATVYGTPGESWRPAAGPRRDGEGAYGVALVSRLPVLGWRVVELGRAPVRAPVAVPGPDGRPRLILLDDEPRAAIIAELATPAGPLTVAATHLSFVPGWNARQLRRLVRVLGRHGSPAVILGDLNLPGPLPRALTGWRRLAAAPTYPAHAPRIQFDHVLAHGPVPPVVAAGVRHTPVSDHRALLVDLA is encoded by the coding sequence ATGCGGCTCGGGACGTTCAACCTGATGCACGGCCGGTCGATGACCGACGCCACCGTCGACCCGGCCCGGCTCCGCTCTGCCGTCGCCTCGCTGGACTGCGACGTGCTGGCGCTGCAGGAGGTCGACGTCGACCAGCCCCGGTCCGGCGGGGCCGACCTGTGCGCGCTGGCCGCCGAGGCGCTCGGGGTCGAACCGGGGGGACGACGCTTCGCCGCGACGGTCTACGGCACGCCCGGGGAGTCCTGGCGGCCCGCGGCCGGGCCGCGCCGGGACGGCGAAGGGGCCTACGGCGTCGCGCTGGTCAGCCGCCTGCCGGTGCTCGGTTGGCGGGTGGTGGAGCTCGGGCGGGCGCCGGTGCGCGCGCCGGTCGCCGTGCCGGGCCCGGACGGGCGGCCACGGCTGATCCTGCTCGACGACGAGCCCCGGGCCGCGATCATCGCCGAGCTGGCGACGCCCGCCGGCCCGCTGACCGTCGCCGCCACGCACCTGTCCTTCGTTCCGGGGTGGAACGCCCGCCAGCTACGCCGTCTGGTCCGCGTCCTGGGCCGGCACGGCTCACCCGCGGTCATCCTCGGCGACCTGAACCTGCCCGGCCCGCTCCCCCGGGCCCTGACCGGATGGCGCCGGCTGGCCGCCGCCCCGACCTATCCGGCGCACGCACCCCGGATCCAGTTCGACCACGTTCTCGCGCACGGCCCGGTCCCGCCGGTCGTGGCCGCGGGGGTCCGTCACACGCCGGTCTCCGACCACCGGGCGCTGCTGGTGGACCTCGCCTAG
- a CDS encoding helix-turn-helix domain-containing protein, whose translation MDAAVPPGQFPAGLGTLLSSELASVGEDIIDAIAAEVPAYARPLEGRFGLGVRAGVAEALRRFLSIVDGGPGDAADVAASREIYVRLGHGEFHSGRSLDNLLAAYRIGTRVAWRRFAEAARLRGGLDAVGLVSLGETLFGYIDSVCAASAEGYALAQSADAGARDRLWDRIGDLLLSGADPATVEDVAQAGSLRLPETVAAVLIPARAGSGGRRQLGLPTGCPSTTHGADLWLFVAGDDVRGPRLAGQLAGQSAVVGPTVAWAHAAASAERVRCAHAARAEGLLPTDPRDGPLFTDDHLAVLLLSRDPDLLADLTRSRLAPLDRLPERSRRRLAVTLLYWLALQGQRGLIAQRLHIHPQTVRYRVLQLRELFGDALDDPDARFELELVLRAGAAKASNGDEE comes from the coding sequence GTGGATGCCGCTGTTCCGCCAGGACAGTTTCCGGCCGGTCTGGGGACCCTGCTGAGCTCGGAACTGGCCTCGGTGGGTGAGGACATCATCGACGCGATCGCCGCCGAGGTGCCGGCCTATGCCCGGCCGCTGGAGGGGCGGTTCGGGCTGGGGGTACGGGCCGGGGTCGCCGAGGCGCTGCGCCGCTTCCTGTCGATCGTCGACGGCGGGCCCGGTGACGCGGCGGACGTGGCGGCCAGCCGGGAGATCTACGTCCGGCTCGGGCACGGCGAGTTCCACTCCGGCCGGTCGCTGGACAACCTGCTCGCCGCCTACCGGATCGGCACCCGGGTCGCCTGGCGGCGGTTCGCCGAGGCGGCTCGGCTGCGCGGTGGGCTGGACGCCGTCGGCCTGGTGTCCCTGGGCGAGACGCTGTTCGGCTATATCGACAGCGTCTGCGCCGCGTCGGCCGAGGGCTACGCGCTGGCCCAGTCGGCGGACGCCGGCGCCCGGGACCGGCTGTGGGACCGGATCGGCGATCTGCTGCTGTCCGGCGCGGACCCGGCGACCGTCGAGGACGTCGCCCAGGCCGGCTCGCTGCGCCTTCCGGAGACCGTCGCGGCGGTGCTGATCCCCGCGCGGGCCGGGTCAGGCGGCCGCCGGCAGCTTGGCCTGCCGACCGGCTGCCCGAGCACGACACACGGCGCCGACCTGTGGCTGTTCGTCGCCGGCGACGACGTGCGCGGGCCACGGCTCGCCGGCCAGCTCGCCGGCCAGTCGGCCGTCGTCGGCCCGACGGTGGCCTGGGCGCACGCGGCGGCGAGCGCCGAACGGGTCCGCTGCGCCCACGCCGCGCGCGCGGAGGGGCTGCTTCCCACGGATCCGCGCGACGGCCCGCTCTTCACCGACGACCACCTGGCCGTGCTGCTGCTGAGCCGCGACCCGGACCTGCTCGCCGACCTGACCCGCAGCCGGCTCGCGCCGCTGGATCGCCTGCCGGAGCGCAGTCGGCGCCGGCTGGCCGTCACCCTGCTGTACTGGCTCGCGCTGCAGGGCCAGCGTGGGCTGATCGCCCAGCGTCTGCACATCCATCCGCAGACGGTCCGGTACCGCGTCCTGCAGTTGCGCGAGCTGTTCGGCGACGCTCTCGACGACCCGGACGCACGCTTCGAGCTGGAGCTGGTCCTGCGGGCCGGCGCGGCGAAGGCCTCGAACGGGGACGAGGAGTGA
- a CDS encoding nucleoside hydrolase, with protein sequence MRLVVDSDGGIDDAAAIVWLCGRPDVEIAAVTAVGGNVEVRQAARNLRIILEAAGRPDVPVHIGSDPTDPAPHIPRPTFIHGEDGLGDVGLPDPRRGADADTPAVEVLVREMRRGASVLTLGPMTNLAAAVRADAGAARSSRLTLMGGSARAEGNARPSAEANVANDPLAAATSLAAEWATPPVMVGLNVTHRATLRETEFDSLARRQTAAAAFLYGPLSFYRRNAGTLCAEGETPCHDLLAAMAAVRPDVLGVEVLPVEVDTGGSAAWGQTVVDLRQLAWRRFSPPPRPTPAGSGPDGNAGGTGAAVAVGLTVDVDYFRAAIRQLAGE encoded by the coding sequence ATGAGGCTGGTCGTTGACAGTGACGGCGGGATCGACGACGCCGCGGCGATCGTGTGGCTGTGCGGACGACCGGACGTCGAGATCGCCGCCGTCACGGCGGTCGGCGGGAACGTCGAGGTCCGGCAGGCCGCGCGCAATCTGCGGATCATCCTTGAGGCGGCCGGTCGGCCGGACGTGCCGGTCCATATCGGGTCCGATCCGACCGACCCGGCGCCGCACATCCCCCGGCCAACCTTCATTCACGGCGAGGACGGGCTGGGCGACGTCGGCCTCCCCGACCCGCGCCGCGGGGCCGACGCGGACACCCCGGCCGTCGAGGTGCTGGTCCGGGAGATGCGCCGAGGCGCGTCGGTGCTGACGCTGGGCCCGATGACGAACCTCGCGGCGGCCGTCCGGGCCGACGCGGGAGCCGCCAGGTCGAGCCGCCTGACCTTGATGGGTGGCAGTGCCCGCGCGGAGGGCAACGCCCGGCCGAGCGCCGAGGCCAACGTCGCGAACGACCCGCTGGCCGCCGCGACCTCGTTGGCCGCCGAATGGGCGACCCCGCCCGTGATGGTCGGCCTCAACGTGACCCATCGGGCGACGCTGCGCGAGACCGAGTTCGACTCACTCGCCCGCCGGCAGACCGCGGCCGCCGCCTTTCTCTACGGCCCGCTGTCGTTCTACCGCCGCAACGCCGGCACGCTGTGCGCCGAGGGCGAGACGCCGTGCCACGACCTGCTGGCCGCGATGGCGGCCGTCCGGCCGGACGTCCTCGGGGTGGAGGTGCTGCCCGTCGAGGTCGACACCGGTGGCAGCGCGGCCTGGGGCCAGACCGTCGTCGACCTGCGCCAGCTGGCCTGGCGCCGGTTCTCGCCGCCGCCACGTCCGACGCCCGCCGGGAGCGGGCCCGACGGGAACGCCGGGGGCACCGGCGCCGCGGTCGCGGTCGGCCTGACGGTCGACGTCGACTACTTCCGCGCGGCCATCCGCCAGCTCGCGGGCGAGTAG
- a CDS encoding M16 family metallopeptidase, with protein sequence MTSSLPSPAYPLEKSRLDNGLRVVLAPDSTAPVVAVAVHYDVGFRSEPEGRTGFAHLFEHMMFQGSEHVGKAEHPKYVQAAGGIFNGSTHPDHTDYYELLPAGALELALFLEADRMRAPKITRENLDNQIAVVQEEIRVNVMNRPYGGFPWISLPPVAFDTFPNAHNGYGDFSELEASSLDDAEDFFDKFYAPGNAVLTVAGDFAVAEVAKLVERYFGDIAARAVPERRSFTEPVRAEERRSQFVDKLAPRPALAIGYRTPDPDTDLTAFLAHYLLTDVLTSGDASRLERRLVQHDRSVIGISSYVGTFGDPFDQRDPLLLTIEARHPAESSADTILGAIDEELDKIATDGLDAGELARVRARVASGLLREADDALGRALAFGAFELHRGRPETLNELPALLSEVTADAVAAAAAGLRAQGRSVLELQAGATA encoded by the coding sequence ATGACCTCTTCTTTGCCCTCGCCCGCGTACCCGCTGGAGAAGTCCCGGCTCGACAACGGGCTGCGGGTCGTGCTCGCTCCGGACTCGACGGCGCCGGTGGTGGCCGTCGCGGTCCACTACGACGTCGGTTTCCGGTCGGAGCCCGAGGGCCGCACCGGCTTCGCGCACCTGTTCGAACACATGATGTTCCAGGGCAGCGAGCATGTCGGGAAGGCCGAGCATCCGAAGTACGTGCAGGCGGCCGGCGGCATTTTTAACGGTTCGACGCACCCGGACCACACGGACTACTACGAGCTGCTTCCGGCCGGCGCTCTCGAACTGGCGCTGTTCCTCGAAGCCGACCGGATGCGCGCGCCGAAGATCACCCGGGAGAACCTGGACAACCAGATCGCGGTCGTTCAGGAAGAAATCCGGGTAAACGTGATGAATCGCCCTTATGGCGGCTTCCCGTGGATCAGCCTGCCGCCGGTCGCGTTCGACACTTTCCCCAACGCGCACAACGGCTACGGCGACTTCAGCGAGCTTGAGGCGTCCAGCCTCGACGACGCCGAGGACTTCTTCGACAAGTTCTACGCGCCGGGCAACGCCGTCCTCACGGTCGCCGGTGACTTCGCGGTCGCCGAGGTGGCGAAGCTCGTCGAGCGGTACTTCGGCGACATCGCGGCCCGCGCGGTCCCCGAGCGGCGCAGCTTCACCGAGCCGGTCCGGGCCGAGGAACGGCGCAGCCAGTTCGTCGACAAGCTCGCGCCCCGACCGGCGCTCGCGATCGGCTACCGGACGCCGGACCCGGACACCGACCTCACCGCCTTCCTCGCCCACTACCTGCTCACCGACGTGCTGACCAGCGGTGACGCCAGCCGCCTGGAGCGGCGCCTGGTGCAGCACGACCGGTCGGTCATCGGGATCAGCAGCTACGTCGGCACCTTCGGCGACCCGTTCGACCAGCGTGACCCGCTGCTGCTGACGATCGAGGCCCGCCACCCCGCGGAGTCCTCGGCCGACACGATCCTGGGCGCGATCGACGAGGAGCTCGACAAGATCGCTACCGATGGGCTCGACGCGGGTGAGCTGGCGCGCGTGCGGGCCCGGGTGGCCTCCGGCCTGCTGCGGGAGGCTGACGACGCGCTCGGGCGGGCACTGGCCTTCGGCGCGTTCGAGCTGCATCGCGGCCGCCCGGAGACGCTCAACGAGCTGCCCGCCCTGCTGTCCGAGGTGACCGCGGACGCGGTCGCCGCGGCGGCCGCCGGGCTGCGCGCGCAGGGTCGTTCGGTGCTGGAGCTGCAGGCGGGAGCGACGGCGTGA
- a CDS encoding M16 family metallopeptidase, producing MTTTTERPSVIPAVRPTLPAELPTVVERTLPNGLRVLVVARTSVPLVELRLRIPFAGLGADHAARAELLTETIFTGTAGRDRVEIATAVQALGGALSVGVDADRLAIVGSALATNLNPLLGILAEVLTEPTYPDDEFVGERDRVVEDATMALSQPAVIAREALLGRMFPGHPYGTAIVGPTVLAGVEVGAVRDLHATRISPRGAILTLVGDVEPEAALDAVGAALGGWTGGEPEKMPTVPTLAAGPIIIVNRPGAVQTNIRLGGVALDRTAPGYPAQRLANTIFGGYFSSRLVDNIREDKGYTYSPRSSVDHYLAGSRFTVAADVATDVTGPAMVEILYELGRLAVLAPSADELEAARQYSVGTMALGSATAAGLASTLSGLAGAGIGVEYLRDHPAALTKVTAEEVLAVSAGLLAPTRLVTVLVGDAEKITSAVAALGAVTAAD from the coding sequence ATGACGACGACGACCGAGCGGCCGAGCGTCATCCCGGCCGTCCGCCCGACCCTGCCGGCCGAGCTGCCGACGGTGGTGGAGCGGACGCTGCCCAACGGGCTGCGGGTCCTGGTGGTCGCGCGCACCAGCGTGCCGCTGGTCGAGCTACGGCTGCGGATCCCGTTCGCCGGCCTGGGCGCCGACCACGCCGCCCGCGCCGAGCTGCTCACCGAGACGATCTTCACCGGGACCGCCGGGCGGGACCGGGTCGAGATCGCCACCGCCGTGCAGGCACTGGGTGGTGCGCTGTCGGTCGGCGTCGACGCCGACCGGCTGGCGATCGTCGGCTCGGCGCTGGCCACGAACCTGAACCCGCTGCTGGGCATCCTCGCCGAGGTGCTCACGGAGCCGACCTACCCGGACGACGAGTTCGTCGGCGAGCGCGACCGGGTGGTCGAGGACGCCACGATGGCGCTCAGCCAGCCGGCGGTGATCGCCCGGGAGGCGCTGCTCGGCCGGATGTTCCCCGGGCACCCCTACGGCACCGCGATCGTCGGGCCCACGGTGCTCGCCGGCGTCGAGGTCGGCGCGGTCCGGGACCTGCACGCCACCCGGATCTCGCCGCGCGGCGCGATCCTCACGCTGGTCGGCGACGTCGAGCCGGAGGCGGCGCTGGACGCCGTCGGCGCGGCGCTCGGCGGCTGGACCGGTGGTGAGCCCGAGAAGATGCCGACCGTGCCGACGCTGGCCGCCGGCCCCATCATCATCGTCAACCGGCCCGGCGCGGTGCAGACCAACATCCGGCTCGGGGGAGTCGCCCTCGACCGGACCGCGCCCGGTTACCCCGCGCAACGGCTGGCGAACACCATCTTCGGCGGCTACTTCAGCTCCCGGCTGGTGGACAACATCCGCGAGGACAAGGGCTACACCTACTCGCCGCGCAGCTCGGTCGACCACTACCTCGCCGGCTCCCGGTTCACCGTCGCCGCCGACGTGGCGACCGACGTGACCGGCCCGGCCATGGTCGAGATCCTCTACGAGCTCGGCCGGCTGGCGGTGCTCGCGCCGTCGGCCGACGAGCTCGAGGCCGCGCGGCAGTACTCGGTCGGGACGATGGCGCTCGGCAGCGCGACGGCCGCCGGCCTCGCCTCGACCCTGTCGGGGCTCGCCGGTGCCGGCATCGGGGTCGAGTACCTGCGCGACCACCCGGCGGCGCTGACGAAGGTCACCGCCGAGGAGGTGCTCGCCGTCTCGGCCGGTCTGCTCGCGCCGACGAGGCTGGTCACCGTCCTCGTCGGTGACGCCGAGAAGATCACCAGCGCGGTCGCGGCCCTCGGCGCGGTCACCGCGGCCGACTGA
- a CDS encoding ANTAR domain-containing protein — MEATAFVEISATTATYLQVAGTLPGLEPGTQVPRAASLVARVLDGAPAIGTGAAAEASLVDTDEHERLGVRSHVVVPVLTDAGELAGLLVGLDRGGVDIAPTALPLLRGIADGLGAAWPSGAVPEPAAAAPEAKASEAPTGLAPGPAPTPADLALPARTPPAAPTPPASTGPMPMPPTSTTPAPPPGPGRESPVAVPPGAAGSPPPPPPGAAGSPPAPTAVGSPLHVGAGRAPRPAPPPRPGPRPSPPPRTTPARPAQPPAAPPAPAPGPGAELRLRRTSAGWIVEGPGTDVRPVGDLISAMVLADLLAEDLNPPGRPRRADRELGEIEKLRLSVVQLEHALASRVIVEQAIGVLAERHHIKPRDAFERLRRTARGMGRRVHDLARQVVDSVSDPRITLPGELGGRPGPASAGGPGPGGPSPRSMPPRTTPSQH; from the coding sequence ATGGAGGCGACCGCGTTCGTGGAGATTTCCGCGACGACGGCCACCTACCTGCAGGTCGCTGGGACGCTGCCCGGCCTTGAACCGGGCACGCAGGTTCCACGCGCGGCGAGCCTGGTCGCCCGCGTCCTCGACGGTGCCCCGGCCATCGGCACCGGCGCGGCGGCCGAGGCGAGCCTGGTGGACACGGACGAGCACGAGCGCCTCGGGGTGCGCAGCCATGTCGTCGTCCCGGTGCTGACGGACGCGGGGGAGCTCGCCGGCCTTCTGGTCGGGCTGGACCGGGGTGGCGTCGACATCGCGCCCACCGCGCTGCCGTTGCTGCGCGGCATCGCCGACGGGCTGGGCGCGGCCTGGCCGTCCGGCGCCGTCCCCGAGCCGGCCGCGGCGGCGCCGGAAGCGAAAGCGTCGGAAGCGCCCACTGGCCTGGCCCCCGGCCCGGCGCCGACGCCGGCCGATCTGGCGCTCCCGGCTAGGACACCGCCGGCGGCGCCGACGCCGCCCGCGTCGACGGGACCGATGCCGATGCCACCCACCAGCACCACCCCCGCGCCGCCGCCCGGACCCGGGCGCGAATCCCCCGTCGCGGTCCCACCGGGGGCCGCCGGCTCGCCACCGCCACCCCCGCCCGGCGCCGCTGGCTCGCCTCCCGCGCCGACCGCCGTGGGCTCGCCCCTGCACGTTGGGGCGGGGCGGGCGCCTCGGCCGGCCCCGCCACCCAGGCCGGGACCTCGGCCAAGCCCGCCACCGCGAACGACACCCGCCCGGCCCGCGCAGCCGCCGGCCGCACCGCCGGCCCCGGCGCCCGGGCCCGGCGCCGAACTGCGGCTGCGCCGCACCAGCGCGGGCTGGATCGTGGAGGGGCCGGGCACGGACGTCCGGCCGGTCGGGGACCTGATCTCCGCGATGGTGCTCGCCGACCTGCTGGCGGAGGACCTGAACCCGCCCGGCCGCCCTCGTCGCGCCGACCGCGAGCTCGGCGAGATCGAGAAGCTACGGCTGTCCGTGGTGCAGCTGGAGCACGCCCTCGCGTCCCGGGTCATCGTGGAGCAGGCCATCGGCGTGCTGGCCGAACGCCACCACATCAAGCCGCGGGACGCCTTCGAGCGACTGCGGCGCACGGCACGCGGCATGGGACGGCGGGTCCACGACCTGGCCCGCCAGGTCGTGGACTCGGTCAGCGACCCGCGGATCACCCTGCCCGGTGAGCTGGGCGGCCGCCCAGGGCCCGCCTCCGCCGGCGGGCCCGGCCCAGGCGGTCCGAGCCCGCGGTCGATGCCGCCACGGACCACCCCGAGCCAGCACTGA
- a CDS encoding mycoredoxin translates to MLTMYSTSWCGYCKRLKRQLDDAGIGYQVIDIESDPTAEQLVREANNGNATVPTVVFPDGTVMTNPSIRQVTEKVTSAA, encoded by the coding sequence GTGCTCACGATGTACAGCACCAGCTGGTGCGGCTACTGCAAGCGGCTAAAGCGGCAGCTGGACGACGCAGGCATCGGCTATCAGGTCATCGACATCGAGTCCGACCCGACGGCGGAGCAACTTGTCCGCGAAGCGAACAACGGCAACGCGACCGTACCCACAGTGGTCTTCCCGGATGGGACGGTGATGACGAATCCCTCCATCCGTCAGGTCACCGAGAAAGTCACTTCTGCCGCATAA